From a region of the Impatiens glandulifera chromosome 4, dImpGla2.1, whole genome shotgun sequence genome:
- the LOC124936698 gene encoding nuclear cap-binding protein subunit 2-like, which translates to MASLFKDPSKLSAYRDRKFSGTQEEFDEALQTSTTLYVGNMSFYTTEEQVYELFSRAGEIKRLTMGLDKNTKTPCGFCFVMYYSRKDAEDAVKCISGTILDERPIRVDFDWGFQEGRQWGRGQSGGQVRDEYRTDYDPGRGGYGKLVQKELEAQRELVDYGGAGSLESFPPVIQPQYGGRHGGNHGYRGYRHGKGNVHFVYICICLIIMCYLFDVNSGLFG; encoded by the exons ATGGCTTCTCTATTCAAG GATCCTAGCAAACTCTCGGCATATCGAGATAGGAAATTTTCAGGAACTCAAGAAGAATTTGATGAGGCACTACAAACGTCTACTACTCTTTATGTTGGGAACATGTCATTTTACACCACCGAAGAGCAAGTTTATGAGCTGTTCTCCCGAGCTGGAGAAATTAAGAGGCTAACTATGGGCCTTGATAAGAACACAAAAACTCCTTGCGGCTTTTGCTTTGTCAT GTATTATTCTAGAAAAGATGCTGAAGATGCTGTTAAATGTATAAGTGGGACAATTCTTGATGAACGTCCAATTCGTGTGGATTTTGATTGGGGATTTCAAGAGGGAAGGCAATGGGGCCGTGGTCAAAGCGGGGGACAG GTTCGTGATGAGTACCGAACAGATTATGATCCTG GCAGAGGTGGTTATGGTAAATTGGTCCAGAAAGAATTGGAAGCTCAAAGAGAACTAGTTGACTATGGTGGTGCAGGATCACTAGAATCTTTCCCTCCAGTTATTCAACCCCAAT ATGGTGGTAGACATGGAGGAAACCATGGTTATAGAGGTTATAGACATGGTAAAGGTAATGTTCACTTTGTTTACATatgtatttgtttgattatcatgtgttatttgtttgatgtaaatagtggtttatttgggtaa
- the LOC124935476 gene encoding pathogenesis-related protein PR-4-like: MEIKSPQYLWSMTYILGFLVVFVAGQSASDVVATYNLYNAAQIGWDLNTASVYCATWDADMPLSWRSQYGWTAFCGPQGPHGEEACGQCLEVTNEGTGAQVIVRIVDQCSNGGLDLDYDVFQELDTDGQGSAQGHLTVSYEFVGC; this comes from the exons ATGGAGATTAAGTCACCCCAATATCTATGGAGCATGACTTATATTCTAGGATTTCTAGTAGTGTTTGTTGCAGGGCAAAGTGCGTCGGATGTAGTGGCTACGTATAACTTGTATAACGCAGCTCAAATCGGATGGGATTTGAACACGGCTAGTGTTTATTGTGCGACATGGGATGCTGACATGCCATTGTCATGGAGAAGTCAATATGGTTGGACCGCGTTTTGTGGGCCTCAAGGGCCTCATGGAGAGGAGGCTTGTGGGCAATGTCTTGAG GTGACAAATGAAGGAACGGGGGCTCAAGTGATTGTAAGGATTGTGGATCAATGTAGCAACGGAGGACTGGATTTGGATTATGACGTTTTTCAAGAACTAGACACTGATGGACAAGGATCCGCTCAAGGCCACCTTACCGTGAGTTATGAATTCGTAGGTTGCTGA
- the LOC124935475 gene encoding ABC transporter G family member 10-like: MNLPINGSSILNINTHYKIKTKNLYYNAKTNSILTNVNFEANPYQITAISGPSGAGKTTLLEILAGVVIPSSGQVFINDTQMDPPHFRKISGYVTQDDALFPLLTVRETLLYRAMLKVPKRAVERVDDLLKEMGLDHIGDVRIGDESRRGISGGEKRRVSIGLDFVHDPDVLFLDEPTSGLDSGSAFHVVDMLKSMARNNGKTIVLTIHQPGFRILEILDRVALISKGVLLHHGPLFLLEEQLKLSGHCIPPQVNVLEFAIDLAQNIQIDIEEAAVIREIKQEFNLSDQVMNNDDHHHHHITYPNPIYKEVLILSQRFSKNLYRNKQLFLGKILQAIIAGILLGTIFMNMSKKPKKFKQQAELGFFAFSLTFLMSSAAEVLPVFLEEKRILMRETSRGAYRVFSYVISSILVFLPFLLIVAFLFSLSVYWLVGLRGTLDGFLYFWLIAWMVTVTSNSVVACASSIVSDFVTGYTLIASLMGSFFLFSGYFISKEDVPIYWRFVHYLSLFKYPFEGIVINEFGGTAGEMKCLQSVEGTCLVNGREFLKQLGFHESSKWINVIVMFVFIIGYRLLSVIILCYINSRTRR; this comes from the exons atgaactTACCCATCAATGGCAGTAGTATCCTCAATATCAATACCCATTACAAAATCAAAACCAAGAATCTATATTACAATGCTAAAACCAATTCCATCCTAACCAACGTTAATTTCGAAGCAAACCCATATCAAATAACCGCCATATCCGGTCCAAGCGGCGCCGGAAAAACCACCTTACTAGAAATCCTCGCCGGAGTTGTTATTCCATCATCTGGTCAGGTTTTCATAAACGACACTCAAATGGATCCTCCCCATTTTCGAAAAATCTCTGGTTATGTAACTCAAGATGATGCTCTATTCCCTCTTTTAACAGTTCGTGAGACACTTCTTTATCGTGCTATGTTAAAAGTACCTAAAAGAGCAGTTGAAAGGGTTGATGATTTATTGAAGGAAATGGGTTTGGATCATattggtgatgttagaattgGTGATGAATCGAGAAGGGGTATATCTGGTGGGGAGAAAAGAAGGGTTTCTATTGGTCTTGATTTTGTTCATGATCCTGATGTTTTGTTTCTTGATGAACCTACTTCTGGGTTGGATTCTGGTTCGGCTTTTCATGTGGTGGATATGCTTAAATCTATGGCTAGAAATAATGGGAAAACGATTGTTTTGACTATTCATCAACCGGGTTTTCGGATTTTGGAAATACTTGATCGGGTTGCTTTGATTTCTAAAGGTGTTCTCCTTCATCATGGTCCTCTGTTTCTTTTAGAAGAACAACTTAAACTTTCTGGCCATTGTATTCCTCCTcag GTCAATGTCCTCGAGTTCGCCATTGATTTAGctcaaaacatacaaatagacATTGAAGAAGCTGCAGTGATAAGAGAAATTAAACAAGAGTTTAATCTATCCGATCAAGTCATGAACaatgatgatcatcatcatcaccataTCACCTATCCCAATCCTATATACAAAGAGGTATTAATTCTAAGccaaagattttcaaaaaacctttACAGAAACAAACAGCTATTCCTAGGAAAAATCCTACAAGCAATTATTGCAGGAATCTTATTGGGTACCATATTCATGAACATGAGCAAAAAACCCAAGAAATTCAAACAACAAGCCGAACTAGGTTTCTTCGCTTTCAGCCTCACCTTCTTAATGTCATCAGCAGCAGAGGTTTTACCAGTTTTTCTCGAAGAGAAGAGAATCTTGATGAGAGAAACATCTCGTGGAGCATATAGGGTTTTCTCTTATGTTATCTCGAGTATCCTAGTTTTCCTACCTTTCCTTCTAATCGTCGCGTTTCTTTTCTCGTTGTCGGTTTATTGGCTCGTCGGCCTCAGGGGAACCCTAGATGGTTTCCTATATTTCTGGCTGATTGCATGGATGGTGACGGTTACGTCGAATTCTGTCGTGGCGTGTGCTAGTTCAATCGTCTCCGATTTCGTCACAG GTTATACATTGATTGCGTCACTTATGGGATCGTTCTTTTTGTTTTCTGGGTATTTCATATCGAAGGAAGATGTGCCGATTTATTGGCGTTTCGTGCATTATTTGAGCTTGTTTAAGTATCCGTTTGAGGGTATTGTTATAAATGAATTTGGAGGAACTGCGGGCGAGATGAAATGTTTGCAGTCTGTGGAAGGTACATGTCTTGTAAATGGAAGAGAGTTCTTGAAACAGCTAGGGTTTCATGAATCATCTAAGTGGATTAATGTTATAGTAATGTTTGTTTTCATAATCGGGTATAGATTGCTTAGtgttattattttgtgttacaTAAACTCTAGAACAAGAAGATAG